The genomic region AAATTAATGTAGAAGCCATACCTTCCTCCCTTAGGTTCTGTCAACTGTCTAACGTTCCTTTACAGGTGCGGGGAACATTTTTCACTGTCCAGCGCGTGGTCAAGCAGCTGATCAAGCAAGGAACCTCTGGTAGTATTGTCATGATGGCGTCTCAGTGCGCTCACATCGCTATTCCAGGCTGCCGCATGTCCTCCTACAACGCGTCCAAGGGCGGCGTTCTTATGCTTACAAAAGCACTCGGGGTAGAGCTGGCCAAGCACAACATTCGTGTTAACTCCATCTCACCTGGGTACGTAGATTCTCAGATGTTCAGGGATGTATTGGCCACTCAGAGTGAGCGGGATGCGAAACAGCCATACCAGGCCCCGCCATTAAGGCGCCTCAGCGACCCAAATGACCTTACACCTGctattatttatctttttagCGATGCGTCTAGACACATTACGGCTACAGATATCAAGATTATGGGTGGATTGGACGCTGGGCAGATTGACGGACACATTACCTACGAATA from Fusarium oxysporum Fo47 chromosome III, complete sequence harbors:
- a CDS encoding putative short-chain dehydrogenase produces the protein MGANVAVLDIQDKSRDAFSSVENEFGTNVFYFQTDVTKLDSLNAGVDKAIEALGSLDGCLPCAGINCNKPFVDQSWDEFTRIQEINVRGTFFTVQRVVKQLIKQGTSGSIVMMASQCAHIAIPGCRMSSYNASKGGVLMLTKALGVELAKHNIRVNSISPGYVDSQMFRDVLATQSERDAKQPYQAPPLRRLSDPNDLTPAIIYLFSDASRHITATDIKIMGGLDAGQIDGHITYE